One part of the Phoenix dactylifera cultivar Barhee BC4 chromosome 4, palm_55x_up_171113_PBpolish2nd_filt_p, whole genome shotgun sequence genome encodes these proteins:
- the LOC103717865 gene encoding pentatricopeptide repeat-containing protein At1g77170, mitochondrial, with the protein MYSPHSLFSRHPNTPKPNPSSLILPLFNQIQTQTPSPECHYNRATALATQLESCAGPSELAPIHAYVLRRHLLLAPFHWNALMRSYLRHARPLRALLLFAQMSSSGATPDSYSLPIALKAASQTFSLSSGRQLHTATVKLGLEFNEFCESGLISIYAKTGEFESALKMFDQNPQRKLGSWNAIIGGLAQGGRLAEAIDMFIKLRRASLVPDDVTMVSVASACGGLGDLNLAQQVHKCVLQAQNLGRLDVMVCNSLVDMYSKCGRTDLAYQVFRRVTPKNVATWTAMIMGLATHGKVGPALEFFKAMREEGVKPNHVTMVGVLCACAHGGRIEEGMRYLNGMAREWGVEPTVAHYGCVADMLGKVGRLAEARTVVENMPVAANAVVWGTLLGASEKHGDAEVGEWAAGKLLELEPWNDGVYVVLSNIYAGKGMWGEVERLRRLMRKRRVAKTPGYSLAAMSA; encoded by the coding sequence ATGTATTCGCCTCACTCTCTCTTCTCTCGGCACCCCAATACCCCCAAACCCAACCCATCCTCCCTTATTCTCCCCCTCTTCAACCAAATCCAAACCCAAACCCCCTCCCCAGAATGCCATTACAACCGAGCCACAGCCTTGGCAACCCAACTCGAGTCCTGCGCCGGCCCATCCGAGCTCGCCCCAATCCACGCCTACGTCCTCcgccgccacctcctcctcgcCCCCTTCCATTGGAACGCCCTCATGCGCTCCTACCTCCGCCACGCCCGCCCCCTCcgcgccctcctcctcttcgcCCAAATGTCCTCCTCCGGCGCCACCCCCGACTCTTACTCCCTCCCCATCGCCCTCAAAGCCGCCTCCCAGACGTTTTCTCTTTCCTCCGGCCGCCAGCTCCACACCGCCACCGTCAAGCTCGGCCTCGAGTTCAATGAGTTCTGCGAGAGCGGCCTCATCAGCATCTACGCCAAAACCGGCGAGTTCGAGTCTGCCCTCAAGATGTTCGACCAAAATCCCCAACGAAAGCTCGGCTCCTGGAACGCCATCATAGGCGGCCTCGCCCAAGGCGGCCGCTTGGCCGAGGCTATTGACATGTTCATCAAGCTAAGGCGAGCCAGTTTGGTCCCGGACGACGTGACCATGGTCagcgtcgcctcggcttgcggcGGGTTGGGCGACCTCAACCTAGCCCAACAGGTCCACAAATGTGTCCTCCAAGCCCAAAATTTAGGCAGACTCGACGTTATGGTGTGCAATTCCTTGGTGGACATGTATTCCAAGTGTGGACGGACGGATTTGGCTTATCAGGTTTTCCGCAGGGTGACGCCGAAGAACGTAGCAACgtggacggctatgatcatgGGTCTGGCGACGCACGGGAAGGTGGGTCCCGCGCTGGAGTTTTTCAAGGCGATGAGGGAGGAGGGGGTGAAGCCGAATCACGTGACGATGGTTGGCGTGCTGTGCGCGTGCGCGCATGGAGGGAGAATAGAGGAGGGAATGAGGTATTTGAATGGTATGGCAAGGGAGTGGGGGGTGGAGCCAACAGTGGCGCATTATGGTTGTGTGGCGGATATGCTGGGGAAGGTAGGGAGGCTGGCGGAGGCGCGGACGGTGGTGGAGAATATGCCGGTGGCAGCGAACGCGGTGGTGTGGGGGACGCTGCTGGGGGCAAGCGAGAAGCACGGTGATGCCGAGGTGGGGGAGTGGGCGGCGGGGAAGCTGCTGGAGCTCGAGCCGTGGAATGATGGGGTGTACGTAGTGCTGTCGAATATTTATGCGGGGAAGGGGATGTGGGGGGAGGTGGAGAGGTTGAGGAGGTtgatgaggaagaggagggtGGCAAAGACGCCAGGGTATAGCTTGGCAGCCATGTCAGCTTGA